Proteins encoded by one window of Blautia faecicola:
- the modB gene encoding molybdate ABC transporter permease subunit, which yields MEQMMEFMKGLDWSPLLISLKTGVVATILSFFGGIYAARQVVKADPKTKAVMDGILTLPMVLPPTVAGFFLLLIFSLRRPFGAALYGNFGIKVVQTWLGCILAATVIAFPLMYRNARAAFEQIDANLVYAARTLGMSEMTIFWKVVIPSAGPGILSGTILTFARAMGEYGATSMLAGNIPGKTGTISQKIAMVIQDGDYGTAGFWVLIIMSIAFVVVLVMNLIGSGGNKHKKRW from the coding sequence ATAGAACAGATGATGGAATTTATGAAGGGACTGGACTGGAGTCCCCTGCTGATCTCATTAAAGACTGGAGTGGTGGCTACCATTCTTTCTTTTTTTGGAGGAATCTATGCGGCAAGACAGGTGGTAAAAGCAGATCCGAAGACAAAAGCGGTGATGGACGGGATTCTGACCCTTCCGATGGTACTGCCACCGACGGTAGCTGGATTTTTCCTGCTGCTGATCTTCAGTCTGCGGCGGCCGTTTGGTGCGGCATTGTATGGCAATTTTGGAATCAAAGTCGTGCAGACCTGGCTGGGATGTATCCTGGCGGCGACCGTGATCGCTTTTCCGCTAATGTACCGGAACGCGAGGGCGGCATTTGAACAGATAGATGCCAATCTTGTCTATGCGGCGAGGACACTCGGCATGTCGGAAATGACAATTTTCTGGAAAGTGGTAATTCCGTCTGCCGGACCGGGTATCCTTTCCGGAACAATCCTGACCTTTGCGAGAGCCATGGGAGAGTACGGAGCGACTTCGATGCTCGCGGGAAATATTCCGGGAAAGACGGGAACGATTTCCCAGAAGATCGCCATGGTTATTCAGGACGGTGATTATGGAACCGCCGGTTTCTGGGTACTCATTATTATGAGCATTGCGTTTGTTGTGGTACTGGTGATGAATCTGATCGGATCCGGCGGGAACAAACATAAAAAACGTTGGTAA
- the modA gene encoding molybdate ABC transporter substrate-binding protein — translation MKKKSVSMLLAAAMVVSMFTGCGSKSDSAADTTKEETQTEATADDESTDTTADDASEETTITVFAAKSLNQVMEELIAKFQETHPNVNVQGSYDSSGTLLTQIEEGAACDVFFSAAVKQMDQLDETDGLVVDGTRHNVVNNQVCLVTYKGSNTEVTSLEDMSKASSIALADGSVPVGKYTRQAMVNAGILDAVDDVSTIPTATVSEALGGVEINECANVGAVTFAVAEGSNEVGTVYYSDTYGLEDRLEILQIIPYDLTGDVIYPVAQVQNPEAEELESTTAKEFIDFLITDDAKTIFRKYYFDTDVED, via the coding sequence ATGAAGAAAAAAAGCGTAAGTATGTTACTGGCAGCAGCTATGGTAGTGTCCATGTTCACAGGATGCGGCTCTAAGAGCGACAGCGCAGCGGATACAACAAAAGAAGAGACACAGACAGAAGCAACAGCAGATGACGAAAGCACTGACACAACAGCAGACGATGCAAGCGAAGAAACTACCATTACCGTATTTGCTGCAAAGAGTCTGAATCAGGTTATGGAAGAGCTGATCGCGAAGTTCCAGGAAACACATCCAAATGTAAATGTGCAGGGAAGCTATGACAGTTCAGGAACTCTGCTGACACAGATCGAAGAAGGTGCAGCCTGCGACGTATTTTTCTCAGCAGCTGTAAAACAGATGGATCAGCTGGATGAGACCGATGGTCTGGTTGTGGACGGAACCCGTCATAATGTAGTAAATAACCAGGTATGCCTGGTAACTTATAAAGGAAGCAACACCGAAGTAACCAGCCTGGAAGATATGAGCAAAGCAAGCAGTATCGCACTGGCAGACGGCTCTGTACCGGTCGGAAAATACACCCGTCAGGCAATGGTAAATGCAGGTATACTGGATGCCGTTGATGATGTATCTACCATCCCGACCGCAACTGTTTCCGAAGCACTGGGCGGTGTGGAAATCAATGAGTGTGCAAATGTTGGTGCGGTTACTTTCGCAGTAGCAGAAGGCTCTAACGAAGTAGGAACGGTATATTATTCGGATACTTACGGACTGGAAGACCGTCTGGAGATCCTGCAGATTATCCCGTATGATCTGACCGGTGATGTTATCTATCCGGTGGCACAGGTACAGAATCCGGAAGCAGAAGAACTGGAATCCACAACAGCCAAGGAATTCATAGATTTTCTGATCACCGATGATGCAAAGACCATTTTCCGGAAATACTACTTCGATACGGATGTAGAGGACTAA
- a CDS encoding aminotransferase class I/II-fold pyridoxal phosphate-dependent enzyme yields MKTFDKSSKLDNVLYDVRGPVVDEAARMEADGLSILKLNIGNPAPFGFNAPEEVILDMRQSLWDCQGYSDSKGLFSARKAVMQYCQLKQIPDVTMDDIYTGNGVSELINLSMQALLNDGDEILIPAPDYPLWTATATLAGGKVVHYICDEESDWNPDIADIRSKITDRTKAIVIINPNNPTGALYSKEILEEIVKIAEEFGLIIFSDEIYDRLVMDGLKHISIASIAPKNVFCVTFSGLSKSHMIAGFRVGWMVLSGNKKAAAGYIEGIKMLSNMRLCSNVPAQSIIQTALGGYQSVEEYLQPGGRIYEQREVIYKLLNDIPGVSAKKPKAAFYIFPKLDVEKFNIYDDEKFALDLLREKRILIVHGGGFNWDKPDHFRVVYLPRVADLEKATKKLAEFLDGYHQK; encoded by the coding sequence ATGAAGACTTTTGATAAATCTTCCAAACTGGATAACGTATTATACGATGTAAGAGGGCCCGTGGTGGACGAGGCGGCCAGAATGGAAGCGGATGGTCTCAGTATTCTGAAATTGAATATCGGTAATCCGGCTCCATTTGGTTTTAATGCACCGGAAGAAGTGATTCTGGATATGAGACAGTCCTTATGGGACTGCCAGGGATACTCGGATTCGAAGGGACTGTTTTCCGCAAGAAAAGCGGTTATGCAGTACTGTCAGTTAAAGCAAATCCCGGATGTGACGATGGACGATATTTACACCGGTAACGGCGTCAGTGAGCTGATCAACCTGAGTATGCAGGCACTGTTAAATGACGGTGACGAGATCCTCATCCCGGCACCGGATTATCCGTTGTGGACGGCAACAGCTACACTGGCAGGCGGTAAAGTGGTGCATTACATCTGTGACGAAGAGTCTGACTGGAATCCGGATATTGCGGATATCAGAAGTAAGATCACAGACAGAACAAAAGCAATCGTTATCATCAACCCGAACAACCCGACCGGAGCTTTGTATTCGAAAGAAATTCTGGAAGAGATCGTGAAGATCGCAGAAGAGTTCGGACTGATCATCTTCTCCGATGAGATCTATGACCGTCTGGTGATGGATGGACTGAAACATATTTCCATCGCATCGATCGCGCCGAAAAATGTGTTCTGCGTGACCTTCAGCGGACTGTCCAAATCCCATATGATCGCAGGTTTCCGTGTGGGCTGGATGGTATTAAGCGGAAATAAAAAAGCAGCAGCAGGTTATATCGAGGGAATCAAGATGCTTTCCAATATGCGCCTTTGTTCGAATGTACCAGCACAGTCGATCATTCAGACGGCGCTTGGCGGATATCAGAGCGTAGAAGAGTATCTGCAGCCGGGCGGAAGAATCTATGAACAGAGAGAAGTGATCTATAAACTGTTGAATGATATTCCGGGAGTATCGGCGAAGAAACCGAAAGCCGCATTCTACATTTTCCCGAAACTGGATGTGGAGAAATTTAACATCTACGACGACGAAAAATTTGCACTGGATCTGCTGAGAGAGAAGAGAATCCTGATTGTACATGGTGGCGGATTCAACTGGGATAAACCGGATCATTTCCGTGTGGTATATCTGCCGAGAGTCGCAGATTTGGAGAAAGCGACAAAGAAACTGGCAGAGTTTCTGGATGGATATCATCAAAAATAA
- the nrdR gene encoding transcriptional regulator NrdR gives MKCPFCNQDNTRVVDSRPVDDNTAIRRRRMCDACGKRFTTYEKVETIPLIVIKKDQNREQFDRSKIEAGVLRACHKRPVSAEQIHKLVDEVETEIFNLEEREIPSSVIGEIVMDKLKDLEAVAYVRFASVYREFKDVNTFMDELKKILK, from the coding sequence ATGAAGTGTCCGTTTTGTAATCAGGATAATACCCGGGTTGTGGATTCCCGCCCGGTGGATGACAATACTGCCATCCGGAGAAGAAGAATGTGTGATGCGTGCGGAAAACGATTTACCACTTATGAGAAAGTAGAGACGATTCCGCTGATCGTGATCAAAAAAGACCAGAACAGAGAGCAGTTTGACCGGTCAAAGATTGAGGCGGGTGTACTGCGTGCCTGCCACAAACGTCCGGTATCTGCAGAACAGATCCACAAGCTGGTGGACGAGGTGGAAACCGAGATCTTCAATCTGGAGGAACGGGAGATTCCGAGTTCTGTGATCGGAGAGATCGTGATGGATAAACTCAAAGACCTGGAAGCAGTTGCCTATGTGCGTTTTGCTTCGGTATACAGAGAATTTAAAGATGTCAATACCTTTATGGATGAACTGAAGAAGATTCTGAAATAA
- a CDS encoding XdhC family protein — MKTLYQLLLDRWNQKTDTVLVTIVEGNGSIPRTTGAYMAVDKTGRIYGTIGGGNLEYQAVKKAMELTGTDAHFVEDFDLGTGENGGLGMVCGGNVKVLFYSVRVKDPAVGAFFKEALVTADEGKPYWLVLPFSEGLPQIRKEITEGRGHCRILEENGQKLYAEEFCYDGKVYVFGGGHLAQELVPVLSHLGFWCMVMDDREEYTDPALFPGVQETKTVDFTALSQILEVKPEDYLVVVTRGHRCDADVERFALRTPASYIGVVGSKRKTQYVREKLLNEGFTSEELDRVYAPIGIEIGSETPAEIAISIAAQLIQIRAEKTGLKRKNNEEKKRKYVTGSSYGSVHVHRMRL; from the coding sequence ATGAAAACACTATATCAGTTATTACTGGATCGATGGAACCAGAAGACCGATACGGTTCTGGTGACCATTGTAGAAGGAAATGGTTCCATTCCGCGAACTACAGGTGCTTATATGGCGGTGGATAAGACCGGAAGAATCTACGGAACCATCGGAGGCGGTAACCTGGAGTACCAGGCGGTGAAAAAAGCCATGGAACTGACGGGAACCGATGCACATTTTGTGGAAGACTTTGATCTTGGAACCGGAGAAAACGGTGGATTGGGAATGGTCTGCGGGGGCAATGTGAAAGTCCTGTTTTACAGTGTCCGTGTGAAAGATCCGGCGGTTGGAGCATTTTTCAAAGAGGCGCTGGTGACAGCGGACGAGGGAAAACCTTACTGGCTGGTTCTTCCATTTTCCGAAGGACTGCCACAGATCCGAAAAGAGATCACAGAAGGCAGAGGACACTGCCGGATCCTAGAGGAAAACGGACAGAAACTTTATGCAGAAGAATTCTGTTACGATGGAAAAGTTTATGTTTTTGGAGGCGGTCATCTGGCGCAGGAACTGGTTCCGGTGCTCAGCCATCTGGGCTTCTGGTGTATGGTCATGGATGACCGGGAAGAATATACCGATCCCGCTTTGTTTCCGGGAGTGCAGGAGACAAAGACCGTAGATTTTACAGCACTTTCGCAGATTCTGGAAGTAAAACCGGAGGATTATCTGGTGGTAGTCACGAGAGGGCATCGCTGTGATGCCGATGTGGAACGGTTTGCCTTGCGGACACCTGCTTCTTATATCGGCGTAGTGGGAAGTAAAAGAAAAACCCAGTATGTCAGAGAAAAATTATTAAACGAAGGCTTCACCAGTGAAGAACTGGACCGGGTGTACGCACCTATCGGAATCGAGATTGGAAGTGAAACACCGGCGGAGATTGCCATCAGCATCGCAGCACAGCTGATACAGATCCGCGCAGAAAAAACAGGATTAAAGAGAAAAAACAATGAAGAAAAAAAGCGTAAGTATGTTACTGGCAGCAGCTATGGTAGTGTCCATGTTCACAGGATGCGGCTCTAA
- a CDS encoding sulfate/molybdate ABC transporter ATP-binding protein, with protein MLQVKIKKKLGNFLLDVDFSMDGGVFAILGASGCGKSMTLKCIAGIERPDEGRIVLNDRVLFDSEKRINLPPQKRKVGYMFQDYALFPNMNVVQNIQAGMGRKPDPKKVREYITGFQLGGLENHMPGQLSGGQKQRVAMARMLASEPEVLLLDEPFAALDSYLKWKMEQQMLELLQEVQKPVLFVSHSRDEVYRLCDTVSCINQGRMEVIEPVKEFFRNPKTKTAALLSGCKNICAVEAMESHKDGNWLWAAEWGVALRVSKEALQAQTIGIRAHYFTGEKPVEGNYSEFPVGEYRIMEDPFEWNVSFRKDDSCEWLQWKTAKTDWDPSDGVPKVLYVKEEDLLLLDVGTAGRD; from the coding sequence ATGCTGCAGGTAAAGATAAAAAAGAAACTGGGAAATTTTCTGCTGGATGTGGATTTTTCGATGGATGGCGGTGTATTTGCCATCCTGGGAGCATCCGGATGTGGAAAAAGTATGACGTTAAAATGTATCGCAGGGATCGAACGCCCGGATGAGGGAAGAATCGTACTGAATGACCGGGTATTGTTTGACTCGGAAAAACGGATCAATCTGCCGCCACAGAAACGAAAAGTCGGATATATGTTTCAAGATTACGCATTGTTTCCCAACATGAATGTGGTACAGAACATTCAGGCGGGGATGGGAAGAAAGCCGGATCCGAAGAAAGTCAGAGAGTATATCACAGGATTTCAGCTTGGCGGACTGGAAAATCACATGCCGGGTCAGCTCTCCGGCGGACAAAAACAGCGTGTGGCGATGGCACGTATGCTGGCTTCGGAGCCGGAAGTGCTGCTTCTGGACGAACCGTTTGCTGCGCTGGACAGCTATCTGAAATGGAAAATGGAACAGCAGATGCTGGAACTTTTGCAGGAGGTACAGAAGCCTGTACTTTTCGTATCACACAGCAGAGATGAGGTCTACCGGCTGTGTGATACGGTCAGCTGTATCAACCAGGGACGGATGGAAGTGATCGAACCGGTAAAAGAATTTTTCCGGAATCCGAAGACGAAGACGGCGGCACTTTTATCCGGTTGTAAAAATATCTGTGCGGTGGAAGCCATGGAAAGCCACAAAGACGGAAACTGGCTCTGGGCAGCAGAGTGGGGCGTCGCCCTTCGGGTATCCAAAGAAGCCCTGCAGGCGCAGACGATCGGAATCCGCGCCCATTATTTTACAGGAGAAAAACCGGTGGAAGGCAATTACAGCGAGTTTCCGGTGGGTGAATACCGGATCATGGAAGATCCTTTTGAGTGGAATGTCTCTTTTCGAAAAGACGATTCCTGTGAGTGGCTGCAATGGAAAACAGCGAAAACCGACTGGGATCCTTCGGATGGAGTGCCCAAGGTGCTGTATGTGAAAGAAGAAGACCTGTTGCTGCTGGATGTCGGTACAGCCGGACGAGACTGA
- a CDS encoding glycoside hydrolase family 2 TIM barrel-domain containing protein, with the protein MKLQNYFQDPSSLHIGTEPLRAYYVPCKEEAEANDADMLNASRAIVLNGDDWKFKFYASYHQVPEGCIEKTADTTGYDTIPVPSCWQILGYDHNQYTNVRYPIPFDPPYVPDNNPAGVYVKEFSLTEEEAAQKIYLNFDGVDSCYYVWVNGTFVGYSQISHSGSEFDITDKVTTGNNRLTVLVLKWCDGTYLEDQDKLRFTGIFRDVYLLVRPADHIRDYFVHTPVSEDLTKAEILVDLDLCGTPAITAKLYAPDGEFLTAATPTDGKVQFSVNTPDLWNAEHPALYTLVLSTPEEVIAQKVGLRRIDIKGNVIYINGVNFKIKGTNRHDSNPFTGAAVTREQLLTDLKLMKEHNINAIRTSHYPNAPWATQMYDKYGFYVMDEADLESHGCTTLYGSKSEHVDMGEVQYEESYGYLMRDPSYETAVVDRIQHLVHRDKNCSSVFSWSMGNESAYGPNLEKAAAWIKSYDPDRVLNYENSIWQQTNTDYVNDVHDLDVFSRMYAPVEFIDEFCSKEGKKPFIEVEYCHAMGNGPGDLEAYFERLYKYPGYIGGFVWEWCDHSVYMGKTIEGKDKFFYGGDWNEEVHDGNFCMDGLVYPDRTPHTGLLEHKNVARPIRATLLDVSKGLVELDNKLDYTNIKDGFTITYDVQKDGVTTLSGTLDPVDCPAKEKVTITLPFAVTAEGNTIVTLHYLQKEDALLTPAGYEAGHDQLIFSTDAASAIAAVVKFSGAQTASAASAASAASAVAVEDLENELVISGTAFRYVYDKWKGTFTALVKDQKNLIAQPIQLNIWRAPLDNDRRIRWEWEAAGYDRARTKVYATEWTQDEEAVTVTSTYSLAAVYLQRIIEGTITWKVAKDGTLTVTVDGERKPVHVPLAKTPLPKMPFLPRFGLRLFLEPTFADVTYFGYGPIESYPDKHHDAKLGLYTSDVDSLHEDYLRPQENGSHWNCSGLALTSSDHRSLLVSGAQNFSFSASRYTQEELTTKAHSFELEKSPYTVLCLDGYMSGCGSNSCGPALAKEYRVDQDKLSFTFTLNF; encoded by the coding sequence ATGAAACTTCAAAATTATTTCCAGGATCCTTCTTCTTTACATATCGGAACAGAACCGCTTCGTGCCTACTATGTTCCTTGTAAAGAGGAAGCGGAAGCCAACGACGCAGATATGCTGAATGCTTCCCGTGCCATCGTGTTAAACGGCGATGACTGGAAGTTCAAATTTTATGCAAGCTATCACCAGGTTCCGGAAGGATGCATCGAAAAAACTGCCGATACTACCGGCTACGATACCATTCCGGTTCCAAGCTGCTGGCAGATTCTTGGGTATGATCATAATCAGTATACCAATGTCCGCTATCCGATTCCTTTCGATCCGCCATATGTACCGGATAACAACCCGGCTGGTGTGTATGTGAAAGAATTTTCACTGACCGAAGAGGAAGCGGCACAGAAAATTTATCTGAACTTTGACGGCGTGGACTCCTGCTACTATGTATGGGTCAACGGAACTTTTGTCGGTTATAGCCAGATTTCTCATTCCGGAAGCGAATTTGACATCACAGACAAAGTAACCACAGGCAATAACCGCCTGACCGTTCTCGTTTTAAAATGGTGTGACGGAACGTATCTGGAAGATCAGGATAAACTGCGTTTTACCGGTATCTTCCGTGACGTTTATTTGCTGGTTCGTCCGGCGGATCATATCCGTGATTATTTTGTCCACACACCGGTAAGCGAGGATCTCACCAAAGCTGAGATTCTGGTAGACCTTGACCTTTGCGGAACTCCTGCCATCACAGCAAAACTGTATGCACCGGACGGAGAATTCCTGACTGCTGCCACTCCTACCGATGGAAAAGTACAGTTTAGTGTAAATACTCCGGATCTGTGGAACGCAGAACATCCGGCACTGTATACGCTGGTTCTTTCCACACCGGAAGAAGTGATCGCTCAGAAAGTCGGTCTTCGCCGGATCGACATCAAAGGAAATGTCATCTATATCAACGGTGTCAACTTCAAGATCAAAGGTACCAACCGTCACGACAGCAATCCATTTACCGGCGCTGCAGTCACAAGAGAACAGCTTCTGACCGATCTGAAACTGATGAAAGAGCATAACATCAATGCGATCCGTACCAGCCATTATCCAAATGCTCCATGGGCAACACAGATGTATGACAAATACGGTTTCTATGTGATGGATGAAGCCGATCTGGAATCCCACGGATGCACCACACTCTATGGAAGTAAGAGTGAACATGTCGACATGGGCGAAGTGCAGTACGAAGAAAGCTATGGTTATCTGATGCGTGACCCTTCCTATGAGACTGCTGTCGTAGACCGTATCCAACATCTGGTTCACCGGGACAAAAACTGCTCCAGCGTTTTCTCCTGGTCCATGGGAAATGAAAGTGCTTACGGTCCGAACCTAGAAAAGGCTGCCGCATGGATCAAATCCTATGATCCGGATCGTGTTCTGAACTATGAAAACAGTATCTGGCAGCAGACCAATACCGATTATGTGAATGATGTACATGATCTGGATGTCTTCTCCCGGATGTACGCACCGGTAGAATTTATCGACGAGTTCTGCTCCAAAGAAGGCAAAAAACCATTTATCGAAGTAGAATACTGCCACGCTATGGGTAACGGTCCTGGAGACCTGGAGGCTTATTTTGAACGTCTCTACAAATATCCGGGTTATATCGGCGGTTTCGTATGGGAATGGTGCGACCACTCCGTATATATGGGCAAAACCATCGAAGGCAAAGATAAATTCTTCTACGGCGGCGACTGGAACGAAGAAGTCCACGACGGAAACTTCTGTATGGATGGGCTGGTATACCCGGATCGTACTCCGCACACCGGTCTTCTGGAACATAAAAATGTAGCCCGCCCGATTCGTGCCACTCTGCTGGACGTTTCTAAAGGGCTGGTAGAACTGGATAACAAACTGGATTATACAAACATCAAAGACGGATTTACGATCACTTATGATGTGCAGAAAGACGGCGTAACCACACTTTCCGGTACTCTGGATCCAGTTGACTGCCCGGCGAAAGAAAAAGTGACGATCACATTGCCATTCGCTGTAACTGCAGAGGGCAACACCATCGTTACCCTGCATTATCTGCAAAAAGAAGACGCTCTGCTGACTCCTGCAGGATATGAAGCCGGTCACGATCAGCTGATCTTCTCCACCGATGCCGCAAGTGCCATTGCAGCCGTTGTCAAGTTCTCCGGCGCTCAGACCGCATCTGCTGCATCTGCTGCATCTGCTGCATCTGCTGTAGCTGTAGAAGATCTGGAAAATGAACTGGTGATCAGTGGTACTGCCTTCCGTTATGTCTATGACAAATGGAAAGGAACTTTCACCGCTCTTGTAAAAGATCAGAAAAATCTGATCGCACAGCCGATCCAGTTAAATATCTGGCGTGCGCCGCTGGATAATGACCGTCGGATCCGCTGGGAATGGGAAGCTGCCGGTTACGACAGAGCCCGCACCAAAGTATATGCTACCGAATGGACACAGGATGAGGAAGCTGTAACCGTTACTTCCACCTATTCTCTGGCTGCTGTATATCTGCAGAGAATCATCGAGGGAACCATTACCTGGAAAGTTGCCAAAGACGGTACTCTGACCGTCACCGTAGACGGTGAGCGCAAACCGGTTCATGTACCGCTTGCAAAAACTCCGCTGCCAAAGATGCCTTTCCTGCCTCGTTTCGGTCTGCGTCTGTTCCTGGAACCGACCTTCGCCGATGTTACTTATTTCGGCTATGGACCGATTGAAAGTTATCCGGACAAACATCACGATGCAAAACTGGGACTTTATACCTCTGATGTAGACAGTCTCCATGAAGATTATCTGCGTCCACAGGAAAACGGAAGCCACTGGAACTGCTCCGGACTGGCTCTGACCTCTTCCGATCACCGTTCCCTGCTGGTATCCGGTGCACAGAACTTCAGCTTTAGTGCTTCCCGTTACACACAGGAAGAACTGACCACCAAAGCACACAGCTTCGAACTGGAAAAATCTCCGTACACCGTGCTGTGTCTGGATGGTTATATGTCAGGCTGCGGTTCCAACAGCTGTGGTCCTGCTCTGGCAAAAGAGTATCGGGTAGATCAGGACAAACTGTCCTTTACCTTTACTCTGAATTTCTAA
- a CDS encoding ArsR/SmtB family transcription factor, whose protein sequence is MKQTLQQPHLHTAGNGEIETCDICHHHHLHLPMKAPEDETLYRLADLYKVFGDPTRIRILYALSGGELCVCDIAELLGMTQSAISHQLRVLKQSALVKFRRDGKTVYYSLADAHVATILAQGLDHVQE, encoded by the coding sequence ATGAAACAAACATTACAACAACCCCATCTGCATACAGCCGGTAATGGCGAAATTGAAACCTGTGATATCTGCCACCACCATCATCTGCATCTTCCAATGAAAGCTCCGGAGGATGAAACTTTGTATCGTCTGGCAGATCTCTACAAAGTATTCGGTGATCCTACCAGAATCCGTATTTTGTATGCATTATCCGGCGGTGAACTTTGCGTCTGCGACATCGCAGAGCTTCTGGGTATGACACAGAGTGCCATCTCCCATCAGCTGCGTGTGTTAAAACAGTCCGCACTGGTCAAATTCCGGAGAGATGGAAAAACCGTATATTATTCACTGGCTGATGCGCATGTAGCAACCATTCTCGCACAGGGACTGGATCATGTGCAGGAGTAA
- a CDS encoding PRC-barrel domain-containing protein encodes MRIIDLKQKEVINTCNCKTLGCPVDVEFDPCNGQITALIIPGPGKFCCFLGRDSEFCIPWECICQIGEDIILVEIDEKKCLKKL; translated from the coding sequence ATGCGAATTATTGATCTGAAACAAAAAGAAGTCATCAATACCTGCAACTGTAAAACCCTTGGCTGCCCTGTGGATGTGGAATTTGATCCGTGTAACGGGCAGATTACCGCCCTCATCATTCCCGGTCCCGGAAAATTCTGCTGTTTTCTCGGAAGGGACAGCGAATTCTGCATCCCCTGGGAATGTATCTGTCAGATCGGGGAAGATATTATTCTGGTGGAAATCGATGAGAAAAAATGCCTGAAGAAACTGTAG